In Megalopta genalis isolate 19385.01 chromosome 7, iyMegGena1_principal, whole genome shotgun sequence, a single window of DNA contains:
- the LOC117225210 gene encoding transmembrane protein 170A codes for MFNRYYIMEAQTDPPVPRPQVNSLTSFPEMWYYIFLWAFISSVFVHTIAGAICFGTLRQHKYGKFFPLLIIIMGVLLPLTSGVLSSAAVAFVYRASRYPLPRLYALFWGIGQTVVAGCVGFTRILATL; via the exons atgtttaacagaTATTATATTATGGAAGCGCAAACAGATCCACCTGTTCCGCGGCCACAAGTCAATTCATTAACTTCATTTCCTG AAATGTggtattacatatttttatgggcCTTTATCTCTTCTGTTTTTGTTCATACCATAGCTGGTGCAATCTGCTTTGGTACGTTAAGACAACATAAGTATGGCAA ATTCTTCCCATTGCTGATTATAATAATGGGAGTATTGTTACCACTGACATCAGGAGTTCTTAGCTCCGCAGCTGTTGCTTTTGTATATAGAGCATCACGTTATCCACTGCCACGTTTGTATGCACTGTTTTGGGGTATTGGACAGACTGTTGTAGCAGGATGTGTTGGATTTACAAGAATTCTAGCAACTTTATAA
- the ImpL2 gene encoding ecdysone-inducible gene L2 isoform X1 — MMQPYSTLVNLVCIIVVSYTVSGHLYGTFSFLPRHAVERVAERRSIGRQMVEHRSNFLTPLAEYGARSTESKLVEPWTKITQNPVNGITTTVGSRIELECKASGSPPPEILWFTGSGTNEQLVQYVKANTHSLYEPSEEWKGVARINSKLVLECVTPDDAGLIYCASVSATEVKVSTPTRVLVNSDESANSNCTSESDPTITMYSPTRVANIGATVILPCRASGKPKPEISWVDNFNEPLSLSTNLRHRVLDNGDLLIEGLMWEDMGGYTCQAKSGHRQQIVSTFLYPLRPETEMGRTVN, encoded by the exons ATG ATGCAACCATACTCAACGCTGGTGAATCTCGTCTGTATTATCGTCGTGTCCTACACGGTCTCGGGACACCTTTACGGGACCTTTTCCTTCCTGCCACGGCATGCCGTCGAACGAGTTGCTGAGCGTAGGAGCATAGGAAGGCAAATGGTCGAGCACAGATCTAATTTCCTAACTCCATTAGCAGAATATGGAGCACGATCTACCGAATCGAAG CTTGTAGAGCCGTGGACGAAAATCACTCAGAATCCAGTGAATGGCATTACGACAACAGTCGG GAGCAGGATAGAATTAGAATGCAAGGCTAGCGGTAGCCCACCGCCGGAAATTCTTTGGTTCACCGGAAGCGGCACTAACGAGCAG CTTGTCCAATACGTCAAAGCCAACACGCATTCCCTGTACGAACCATCCGAGGAGTGGAAAGGAGTGGccagaattaattcgaagctcgTACTGGAGTGCGTTACACCGGATGATGCTGGATTGATCTACTGTGCGTCGGTTTCTGCGACAGAAGTGAAGGTATCCACTCCTACAAGAGTGTTGGTTAACA GCGATGAAAGTGCCAACAGCAATTGCACTTCCGAAAGTGACCCAACGATCACCATGTATTCTCCCACACGAGTGGCTAACATAGGAGCGACCGTGATACTACCATGTAGAGCGAGTGGAAAGCCAAAACCAGAAATTTCATGGGTGGATAATTTTAATGAACCTTTAAGTCTATCGACGAATCTACGACACCGAGTTTTGGATAACGGAGATCTTCTGATAGAGGGGCTTATGTGGGAAGATATGGGTGGCTACACATGCCAAGCTAAGTCTGGCCATCGTCAACAAATTGTTAGCACGTTCCTCTACCCGTTACGC CCCGAAACAGAAATGGGCCGGACGGTTAATTGA
- the Ufl1 gene encoding UFM1 specific ligase 1, with amino-acid sequence MNTPDWDEVKRLAADFQKAQLSSTLQKLSERNCVEIITKLVENKLLNIIFTNDGKEYITPQHLAKEIKDELYDHGGRISLVDLAQILNVSLSQVSQVATKLEKSTKGLKIVLGQLIDKTHTNKIIQYVNEKLMQHGIIDIDEITMRYDLPADFVLPLIEKELGKTIFGKQDPQDFGVFYTESFIAKNRAKIRGALSAITKPTPLSVLTQCSVSEKIFFSIIDNLQEMKQIPGVVVGKQGIKSFYVPTIYSKSQNEWVENFYKQNGYLEYDALTRLGISDPQSFVKRHFPNEDIISLDSVAVGTAITDQVYANIEEAVESGSFVDISPLLPSVFTDTDMDMLLKLAEKKLNNTQIFAKTVVTTDAFLQSLCKSFETIAERKAKEMVASGQWFQTVAETRLKSKSADIIMESKGNRKMERRKKATIGKAGGGSQGRETKTKSTKKKYLQGRARDNDSDDEYPKHVTGKVEIQLVSFEDIQNEIMKDDNLSVIDDLVEELAGYLQPKINNHAISLATQLGQNNKTTNLSEIEERLNMLLTNIKVFDKGIKYLDKADQPALTKYLLKSLGTDFLTELFKLAAQQNMLQIPNNVTTEARQKMLLDLPDDVKEPLSNIHKSITGTSIDDFLNVADVAMASCCLVLKKYDKKKERPFILGHREALLEELNGTQDSALALHLVTSILFTAATQNALYMSGRHVSTVLSFLQTHLQPSTAAILSKYHDMVLKSLTSTDEVTKLEVTKELEAGLVEIKNIANEFKQHIKTEKSQE; translated from the exons ATGAATACACCGGACTGGGACGAAGTTAAAAGATTAGCCGCTGATTTTCAGAAAGCACAACTAAGCTCAACATTACAAAA ATTATCTGAACGAAATTGTGTGgaaattataacaaaattaGTGGAGAACAAATTATTAAACATCATATTTACCAATGATGGCAAGGAATATATTACCCCTCAGCATCTTGCTAAAGAAATTAAAGATGAATTATATGACCACGGTGGAAGAATTAGTTTGGTTGATTTAGCACAGATCTTGAATGTCAGTTTATCTCAGGTATCTCAAGTGGCAACTAAATTAGAAAAGAGTACTAAGGGACTTAAAATAGTACTTGGGCAACTCATTGATAAAACTCATACAAACAAAATTATCCAATATGTCAATGAGAAATTAATGCAACATGGAATTATCGATATTGATGAAATAACAATGCGATACGATTTACCTGCTGATTTTGTATTACCACTCATAGAGAAAGAATTAGGAAAAACTATATTTGGTAAACAGGATCCACAAGATTTTGGAGTCTTTTATACAGAAAGCTTTATAGCTAAAAACAGAGCTAAAATAAGAGGGGCCTTATCTGCTATTACCAAGCCTACGCCATTGTCAGTTTTAACACAATGTTCTGTAtcagaaaaaatatttttct CAATTATAGATAATCTGCAGGAAATGAAACAAATTCCTGGTGTTGTAGTAGGGAAGCAGGGAATAAAGAGCTTTTATGTACCAACTATATACTCTAAAAGCCAAAATGAATGGGTGGAAAATTTTTACAAACAAAATGGTTATTTag AATATGATGCACTCACTCGCCTTGGAATATCTGATCCACAAAGTTTTGTGAAACGGCATTTCCCAAATGAAGATATAATATCGTTGGACTCTGTTGCTGTTGGTACAGCTATTACTGATCAAGTATATGCAAATATTGAAGAAGCTGTTGAAAGTGGATCCTTTGTAGATATAAGTCCTCTCCTACCTTCTGTTTTTACTGATACAGATATGGACATGCTCCTTAAATTAGCAGAAAAGAAATTAAACAACacacaaatatttgcaaaaaCTGTAGTAACGACAGATGCATTTTTACAATCACTGTGCAAATCTTTTGAAACCATAGCAGAAAGAAAAGCAAAAGAAATGGTTGCTAGTGGTCAATGGTTTCAAACTGTAGCAGAGACTAGACTGAAGTCAAAGTCAGCTGATATAATCATGGAAAGCAAAGGAAATAGGAAAATGGAACGTCGAAAGAAGGCAACAATCGGTAAAGCAGGTGGTGGTAGTCAAGGAAGAGAAACGAAAACAAAATccactaaaaaaaaatatttacaagGTAGAGCTCGTGACAATGATTCTGACGACGAGTATCCAAAACACGTAACAGGGAAAGTTGAGATTCAGCTGGTATCCTTCGAAGATATACAGAATGAAATTATGAAAGATGATAATCTATCAGTAATTGATGATTTAGTAGAAGAGCTCGCAGGGTACTTGCAACCTAAAATAAATAACCATGCAATATCTTTGGCAACTCAATTAGGACAGAATAACAAAACTACTAATTTAAGTGAGATTGAAGAACGTCTTAATATGCTTCTAACAAATATTAAAGTATTTGATAAAGGCATTAAATATTTAGACAAAGCAGATCAGCCTGCTTTAaccaaatatttattaaaatctcTTGGTACAGATTTTttgacagaattatttaaattagctGCACAACAAAATATGCTACAAATTCCTAACAATGTTACCACTGAGGCTAGACAGAAGATGTTGTTGGATTTGCCTGATGATGTCAAGGAACCCTTGAGTAATATACATAAATCTATCACTGGAACGTCTATAGATGATTTTCTTAATGTTGCAGATGTCGCAATGGCATCTTGTTGTTTAGTACTaaaaaaatatgataaaaagaAGGAACGACCGTTCATATTGGGGCATAGGGAAGCATTATTAGAAGAACTTAATGGTACTCAGGACTCTGCATTGGCATTGCATCTAGTCACAAGTATATTATTTACTGCAGCAACACAGAATGCTTTATACATGTCTGGCAGACATGTATCCACAGTTCTCTCATTCCTTCAAACACATTTACAACCTTCAACAGCGGCAATACTATCTAAATACCATG ATATGGTCTTAAAAAGCTTAACTTCTACAGATGAAGTCACAAAACTTGAAGTTACCAAGGAATTGGAGGCTGGTTTAGtggaaattaaaaatattgcaaATGAATTTAAACAACACATAAAAACTGAGAAATCACAAGAATGA
- the Taf13 gene encoding TATA-box binding protein associated factor 13 isoform X2, with protein sequence MAAEEGFEQFEDEEAEIPIGGTLPGGRKRLFSKELRCMMYGFGDDQNPYTESVDLLEDLVIEFITEMTHRAMEIGRTGRVQVEDIVFLVRKDPRKYARVKDLLTMNEELKKARKAFDEVKYAE encoded by the exons ATGGCCGCAGAAGAAGGTTTTGAACAG tTTGAAGACGAGGAAGCCGAAATACCGATTGGTGGAACTTTACCTGGCGGTAGGAAACGTTTGTTTTCAAAAGAATTGCGATGTATGATGTATGGTTTTGGTGATGATCAAAATCCGTATACAGAAAGTGTCGATTTATTAGAAGATCTAGTTATTGAGTTCATTACTGAAATGACACATAGAGCTATGGAAATTGGACGCACCGGTCGTGTTCAAGTAGAAGATATAGTATtcttag TCAGGAAAGATCCAAGAAAATATGCAAGAGTCAAAGATCTCTTAACAATGAATGAAGAATTAAAGAAAGCTAGAAAAGCATTTGATGAAGTTAAATATGCAG AATAA
- the Taf13 gene encoding TATA-box binding protein associated factor 13 isoform X1, translating to MAAEEGFEQFEDEEAEIPIGGTLPGGRKRLFSKELRCMMYGFGDDQNPYTESVDLLEDLVIEFITEMTHRAMEIGRTGRVQVEDIVFLVRKDPRKYARVKDLLTMNEELKKARKAFDEVKYAGTVAQ from the exons ATGGCCGCAGAAGAAGGTTTTGAACAG tTTGAAGACGAGGAAGCCGAAATACCGATTGGTGGAACTTTACCTGGCGGTAGGAAACGTTTGTTTTCAAAAGAATTGCGATGTATGATGTATGGTTTTGGTGATGATCAAAATCCGTATACAGAAAGTGTCGATTTATTAGAAGATCTAGTTATTGAGTTCATTACTGAAATGACACATAGAGCTATGGAAATTGGACGCACCGGTCGTGTTCAAGTAGAAGATATAGTATtcttag TCAGGAAAGATCCAAGAAAATATGCAAGAGTCAAAGATCTCTTAACAATGAATGAAGAATTAAAGAAAGCTAGAAAAGCATTTGATGAAGTTAAATATGCAGGTACTGTTGCTCAGTAA
- the LOC117225198 gene encoding 28S rRNA (uridine-N(3))-methyltransferase encodes MSTATPVSKTWKEINRLHKEQRKKWREERLAKKFKKEESTKDSQDEEVKPVEEHFEKKDVSTVSIAVPGSILDNAQSVELRTYLAGQIARAACIYKIDEIVVFDDKGEVTESEKKKLRTDEVLGERRIGCLQLARILQYLECPQYLRKYFFPIHKDLQYAGVLNPLDAPHHLRQQDVSLYREGVVTNKPVKAGKGSYVNVGLLNDVYVEKVLTTGLRVTVKIPENQSNPKKLKAFIVPPDIPKSDTGTYWGYTVRLANNLTEALTQCPYKSGYDLTIGTSDKGKPIDDTEPHSLEYHHVLVIFGGLSGLEAALDVDPNLDVDDPSLLFDKYLNTCPQQGSRTIRTEEAILISLAELRKKLSPRVIPLPVPQVNDSVSN; translated from the coding sequence ATGTCAACTGCAACTCCAGTATCAAAAACTTGGAAAGAAATTAATCGTTTACATAAGGAACAACGAAAAAAATGGCGGGAAGAGAGGTTAGCAAAAAAATTTAAGAAAGAAGAAAGTACGAAAGATTCACAAGATGAAGAGGTAAAACCTGTTGAAGAACACTTCGAGAAAAAAGATGTGTCAACGGTTAGTATTGCGGTTCCCGGATCAATTTTGGACAATGCCCAGTCCGTAGAGTTACGAACGTATCTAGCTGGGCAAATAGCACGTGCAGCATGTATTTACAAAATAGACGAAATTGTTGTTTTCGACGACAAAGGAGAAGTAACGGAAAGTGAAAAGAAAAAACTAAGGACGGACGAGGTATTGGGAGAAAGAAGAATTGGTTGTTTACAATTAGCTAGAATATTGCAGTATCTCGAGTGTCCACAGTacttaagaaaatatttctttccaATTCATAAAGATTTGCAATATGCTGGAGTGTTAAATCCTTTAGATGCTCCACATCATCTCCGTCAACAAGATGTTTCTTTGTATCGAGAAGGAGTAGTTACGAATAAACCAGTTAAAGCTGGTAAAGGTTCATATGTTAATGTGGGATTACTGAACGATGTTTATGTAGAAAAAGTATTAACTACTGGATTGAGAGTTACTGTCAAAATACCAGAGAACCAATCAAATCCCAAGAAGTTAAAAGCATTCATTGTACCTCCTGACATACCTAAATCTGATACTGGTACTTATTGGGGATATACAGTGAGATTAGCTAATAATCTTACGGAAGCATTAACACAATGTCCTTATAAAAGTGGATATGATTTGACAATTGGAACTTCAGACAAAGGAAAACCTATTGATGATACAGAACCTCATAGCTTGGAATATCATCACGTACTGGTCATTTTTGGAGGTTTAAGTGGATTAGAAGCTGCACTAGATGTTGATCCAAACTTGGATGTGGATGATCCATCTTTGCTGtttgataaatatttaaatacctGCCCTCAACAAGGATCAAGAACTATAAGAACAGAGGAAGCTATTTTGATAAGTCTAGCagaattaagaaagaaattatcTCCCAGAGTCATTCCGTTACCTGTTCCACAGGTTAATGATTCTGTAAGTAACTGA
- the ImpL2 gene encoding ecdysone-inducible gene L2 isoform X2, with product MQPYSTLVNLVCIIVVSYTVSGHLYGTFSFLPRHAVERVAERRSIGRQMVEHRSNFLTPLAEYGARSTESKLVEPWTKITQNPVNGITTTVGSRIELECKASGSPPPEILWFTGSGTNEQLVQYVKANTHSLYEPSEEWKGVARINSKLVLECVTPDDAGLIYCASVSATEVKVSTPTRVLVNSDESANSNCTSESDPTITMYSPTRVANIGATVILPCRASGKPKPEISWVDNFNEPLSLSTNLRHRVLDNGDLLIEGLMWEDMGGYTCQAKSGHRQQIVSTFLYPLRPETEMGRTVN from the exons ATGCAACCATACTCAACGCTGGTGAATCTCGTCTGTATTATCGTCGTGTCCTACACGGTCTCGGGACACCTTTACGGGACCTTTTCCTTCCTGCCACGGCATGCCGTCGAACGAGTTGCTGAGCGTAGGAGCATAGGAAGGCAAATGGTCGAGCACAGATCTAATTTCCTAACTCCATTAGCAGAATATGGAGCACGATCTACCGAATCGAAG CTTGTAGAGCCGTGGACGAAAATCACTCAGAATCCAGTGAATGGCATTACGACAACAGTCGG GAGCAGGATAGAATTAGAATGCAAGGCTAGCGGTAGCCCACCGCCGGAAATTCTTTGGTTCACCGGAAGCGGCACTAACGAGCAG CTTGTCCAATACGTCAAAGCCAACACGCATTCCCTGTACGAACCATCCGAGGAGTGGAAAGGAGTGGccagaattaattcgaagctcgTACTGGAGTGCGTTACACCGGATGATGCTGGATTGATCTACTGTGCGTCGGTTTCTGCGACAGAAGTGAAGGTATCCACTCCTACAAGAGTGTTGGTTAACA GCGATGAAAGTGCCAACAGCAATTGCACTTCCGAAAGTGACCCAACGATCACCATGTATTCTCCCACACGAGTGGCTAACATAGGAGCGACCGTGATACTACCATGTAGAGCGAGTGGAAAGCCAAAACCAGAAATTTCATGGGTGGATAATTTTAATGAACCTTTAAGTCTATCGACGAATCTACGACACCGAGTTTTGGATAACGGAGATCTTCTGATAGAGGGGCTTATGTGGGAAGATATGGGTGGCTACACATGCCAAGCTAAGTCTGGCCATCGTCAACAAATTGTTAGCACGTTCCTCTACCCGTTACGC CCCGAAACAGAAATGGGCCGGACGGTTAATTGA
- the Rpe gene encoding ribulose-phosphate 3-epimerase — translation MGKKITAKIGPSILNADLGQLSEESQRLINNGADYLHLDVMDGHFVPNLTFGHPLVKCLRNKVKDAFLETHMMVSNPEQWIEPMADAGVNQYTFHVEPVKDIPLVCRKVQESGMKVGVALKPGTPVDVVVDYVDLADMVLIMTVEPGFGGQKFMQPMMEKVAWLRKNYPTLDIEVDGGVGPSTIDACAKAGANMIVSGTAVIGSSDQAKVIKTLRDTVNCALQNS, via the exons ATGGGAAAAAAGATTACTGCCAAGATTGGACCTTCGATTTTGAATGCCGATTTGGGGCAGTTATCAGAAGAATCTCAGCGATTGATTAACAATGGTGCTGATTATTTACATTTAGATGTTATGGATGGGCATTTTGTACCTAACCTTACTTTCGGCCATCCATTAGTAAAATGCCTCCGTAATAAAGTAAAAGATGCATTTTTGGAAACCCATATGATGGTCTCTAATCCAGAACAG tGGATAGAACCTATGGCTGATGCTGGTGTCAATCAGTACACATTCCATGTGGAACCAGTGAAAGATATTCCACTAGTTTGCAGAAAAGTACAAGAATCAGGAATGAAG GTTGGAGTAGCACTTAAACCTGGAACACCAGTAGATGTAGTTGTAGATTATGTGGACCTAGCAGACATGGTATTAATTATGACTGTAGAACCAGGTTTTGGTGGACAAAAATTCATGCAACCAATGATGGAAAAAGTAGCTTGGCTAAGAAAAAATTATCCTACTTTAGACATAGAAGTAGATGGGGGTGTAGGACCATCTACTATTGATGCATGTGCAAAA GCTGGAGCAAATATGATTGTCTCAGGGACAGCAGTTATAGGTTCCTCTGATCAAGCAAAAGTTATAAAAACTTTAAGAGACACAGTAAATTGTGCATTACAGAATAGTTAA